The Methylotenera sp. G11 genome includes a window with the following:
- the alr gene encoding alanine racemase, translating into MRPIVATISRSALQHNLAVAKQHAPHSKIMAVVKANGYGHGLLNVARCLNAADGFAVLGVNEAVILREAGYQQTILLLEGVFRAEELAKAAELGLDVVVHSKMQIEILLNASLTKPLHVHLKMNSGMNRLGFTPDAYAAAYQALNLSKNVAGITLMTHFATADKEPGIAAPLQVFEKTIKELPANLPVSLANSATILRHSYLRADWVRPGIMLYGASTVSGMPATAFGLKPVMQLSSEIIAVQTIAAGESIGYGNRFTATQATRIGIVACGYADGYPRHAGLLGDQHPHGAPIAVSGKVTRTLGRVSMDMLFCDITDIPEADIGSPVELWGRQVPVDAVAEAADTVGYELLCAVAARVPIKMTD; encoded by the coding sequence ATGCGCCCAATCGTAGCAACCATTTCCCGCAGCGCATTACAGCATAATCTGGCTGTAGCAAAACAGCACGCACCCCATTCAAAAATCATGGCGGTGGTTAAGGCCAATGGTTATGGTCATGGCCTGCTTAATGTTGCGCGTTGCCTGAATGCCGCAGATGGTTTTGCCGTGCTCGGTGTGAATGAAGCTGTTATTCTGCGCGAGGCAGGATACCAGCAGACGATCCTGCTGCTGGAAGGTGTATTCCGCGCCGAAGAACTGGCTAAAGCCGCTGAACTTGGTTTGGATGTTGTCGTGCATTCCAAAATGCAGATCGAAATACTGCTGAATGCCAGCCTCACTAAGCCACTGCATGTGCATCTTAAGATGAACTCCGGCATGAATCGCCTGGGTTTCACTCCGGATGCCTATGCTGCTGCATACCAGGCCCTGAATCTTAGTAAAAATGTTGCCGGCATCACCTTGATGACACATTTTGCTACCGCCGATAAAGAGCCGGGCATTGCCGCACCTTTGCAGGTGTTTGAAAAAACCATTAAAGAGCTGCCCGCTAACCTGCCGGTTTCATTGGCGAATTCAGCGACCATATTGCGACATTCCTACCTGAGGGCTGATTGGGTCAGGCCGGGCATTATGCTGTATGGTGCCAGCACGGTAAGCGGCATGCCTGCAACTGCATTCGGCCTGAAACCGGTGATGCAGCTAAGCAGCGAAATCATTGCCGTACAGACCATCGCTGCCGGCGAAAGCATCGGTTATGGTAATCGCTTTACGGCTACGCAGGCAACGCGTATCGGCATCGTTGCCTGCGGTTATGCAGATGGTTACCCCAGGCATGCAGGGCTGCTCGGCGACCAGCATCCCCACGGTGCGCCAATTGCGGTTTCCGGCAAGGTCACCAGGACACTGGGACGGGTGTCTATGGATATGCTGTTTTGTGATATAACGGATATTCCCGAGGCTGATATTGGCAGCCCGGTCGAATTATGGGGCCGTCAGGTTCCGGTAGATGCCGTGGCCGAAGCTGCGGATACTGTGGGTTATGAGTTGCTGTGTGCAGTCGCTGCGCGCGTACCAATCAAAATGACAGACTGA
- the radA gene encoding DNA repair protein RadA, whose protein sequence is MAKAKTIYTCTECGAQEPKWQGQCPSCMAWNTLVETIAETAATNRYANKFDGVAQSSLLQKLADVEAAEVPRQPTGVSEFDRVLGGGLVAGGVVLIGGDPGIGKSTLLLQTLCHIGAMTNPKPRKAIYVSGEESAQQIAMRAKRLGLDASPIDLLAEINLEKILATLQAHKPDIAVIDSIQTVYSEALQSAPGSVAQVRECSAQLTRLAKQMGIAVILVGHVTKEGSLAGPRVLEHIVDTVLYFEGDPNSSFRLIRAFKNRFGAVNELGVFAMTEKGLREVTNPSALFLSHHSEQVAGSCITVTQEGTRPLLIEIQALVDEAHAPNPKRLCVGLEQNRLAMLLAVLHRHAGIPCFDQDVFINAVGGVKIGEPAVDLAVLFSIVSSLKNKPLDNKLIVFGEVGLAGEVRPVQGGLVRLKEAAKLGFSKAIVPKANQPKQAIDGIEVIGVERLEQALSRMRDG, encoded by the coding sequence ATGGCAAAAGCGAAAACAATCTATACATGCACGGAATGCGGGGCGCAGGAGCCAAAATGGCAGGGGCAATGCCCAAGCTGCATGGCCTGGAATACGCTGGTTGAAACCATTGCCGAGACTGCCGCCACCAATCGTTATGCCAACAAGTTTGATGGGGTTGCGCAAAGCAGCCTTTTGCAAAAACTTGCAGATGTAGAAGCCGCTGAAGTGCCGCGCCAGCCAACCGGCGTGAGCGAGTTTGACCGTGTGCTGGGCGGTGGCCTGGTAGCCGGTGGCGTGGTGCTGATAGGCGGCGACCCAGGCATAGGCAAATCGACATTGTTACTGCAGACCTTATGCCATATCGGTGCGATGACTAACCCGAAGCCGCGCAAAGCGATTTATGTCAGCGGTGAGGAGTCTGCGCAGCAGATTGCCATGCGCGCCAAGCGCTTAGGCTTGGATGCCAGCCCGATTGATTTGCTCGCTGAAATCAATCTGGAAAAAATTCTGGCGACCTTGCAGGCGCATAAGCCGGATATCGCCGTGATTGATTCTATCCAGACCGTTTATTCCGAAGCATTGCAATCCGCCCCCGGTTCGGTGGCGCAAGTACGCGAGTGTTCGGCACAGCTCACCAGGTTAGCCAAGCAAATGGGCATTGCCGTCATTCTGGTAGGCCACGTCACCAAAGAAGGCTCGCTGGCAGGGCCGCGTGTGCTGGAACATATTGTAGATACCGTGCTGTATTTTGAGGGTGACCCCAATTCCAGTTTTCGCCTGATACGTGCTTTTAAAAACCGCTTTGGTGCGGTGAATGAACTGGGCGTGTTTGCCATGACTGAAAAAGGCTTGCGCGAAGTCACCAATCCATCAGCTCTGTTCTTGTCACATCATAGCGAGCAGGTGGCAGGTTCATGCATTACCGTTACGCAAGAGGGGACACGACCATTGCTGATTGAAATTCAGGCATTGGTCGATGAAGCGCATGCACCCAATCCCAAACGTTTGTGTGTAGGCCTGGAGCAGAATCGCCTGGCCATGCTGCTCGCAGTATTGCACCGCCATGCCGGTATCCCTTGTTTTGATCAGGATGTATTTATCAATGCGGTGGGTGGGGTAAAAATTGGTGAGCCTGCAGTAGATCTTGCCGTGCTGTTTTCTATCGTTTCTTCTTTAAAAAACAAGCCACTGGATAATAAACTTATTGTGTTTGGTGAGGTCGGGTTGGCCGGGGAAGTGCGCCCGGTGCAGGGCGGTTTGGTGCGCTTGAAGGAAGCAGCAAAACTCGGTTTTAGCAAAGCGATCGTGCCTAAGGCCAATCAGCCAAAACAGGCGATTGATGGTATCGAGGTGATCGGGGTGGAGCGTTTGGAACAAGCCCTAAGCCGTATGCGTGATGGCTGA
- the rplI gene encoding 50S ribosomal protein L9, producing MQVILLEKVGNLGGLGDVVKVKDGFGRNFLIPQGKAKRATEANKAEFAARRAELEKQQAAILAAAQARGEKLDGFVVTVTQKAGVDGRLFGSVTNGDIAEALVAAGHEVVKAAIRLPNGPLKTVGDHAVSVALHHDVVVNINVSVVAEA from the coding sequence ATGCAAGTTATTTTATTAGAAAAAGTTGGCAACCTTGGCGGGTTGGGTGACGTAGTTAAAGTTAAAGACGGTTTCGGCCGTAACTTTTTGATTCCACAAGGCAAAGCTAAGCGCGCTACTGAAGCTAACAAAGCTGAATTCGCTGCACGCCGTGCCGAGCTGGAAAAACAACAGGCTGCAATTCTGGCTGCTGCTCAGGCACGTGGCGAAAAATTGGATGGCTTTGTTGTGACAGTCACACAAAAAGCTGGTGTTGACGGCCGCCTGTTCGGCTCAGTGACCAATGGCGACATCGCTGAAGCTTTGGTTGCTGCAGGTCATGAAGTGGTTAAAGCGGCTATCCGCCTGCCAAACGGCCCGCTGAAAACTGTTGGCGACCACGCTGTTTCAGTTGCACTGCACCATGATGTAGTAGTAAACATCAATGTTTCAGTAGTGGCTGAGGCATAA
- the rpsR gene encoding 30S ribosomal protein S18 — protein MARDMYKRRRYCRFSAEGIKEVDYKDVDLLKDFISENAKIIPARMTGTKARYQRQLTAAVKRARFLALLPYTDKHPG, from the coding sequence ATGGCAAGAGATATGTATAAACGCCGCCGTTACTGCCGTTTTTCAGCAGAAGGCATTAAAGAAGTAGATTACAAAGATGTAGATCTGTTAAAAGACTTCATCTCAGAAAATGCAAAAATCATCCCAGCACGTATGACGGGTACTAAAGCACGCTATCAGCGTCAATTGACAGCAGCGGTTAAACGCGCTCGTTTCTTGGCATTGTTACCATACACTGACAAACACCCAGGCTAA
- the rpsF gene encoding 30S ribosomal protein S6, with protein MRHYEVVFIVHPDQSEQVPAMIERYRTLITSNGGAIHRLEDWGRRQLAYPIQKIHKAHYVLMNIECNQTVLEELEHGFKFNDAVLRHLTMATKTAVTAPSPMMKEEKSKDALRKDAAPAAPTEAAAA; from the coding sequence ATGAGACATTATGAAGTAGTGTTTATCGTCCATCCGGACCAAAGCGAGCAAGTGCCTGCGATGATCGAGCGTTATCGCACACTGATCACCAGCAACGGCGGTGCAATTCACCGCCTGGAAGACTGGGGTCGTCGCCAATTGGCTTACCCAATCCAGAAAATTCACAAAGCACATTACGTGTTGATGAATATCGAATGCAACCAAACCGTTTTAGAAGAGCTGGAGCATGGCTTCAAGTTCAATGATGCAGTATTGCGTCATCTGACAATGGCTACTAAAACTGCTGTGACTGCGCCTTCACCAATGATGAAGGAAGAGAAGTCTAAAGATGCGTTAAGAAAAGACGCAGCCCCGGCTGCCCCTACAGAGGCAGCAGCAGCTTAA
- the dnaB gene encoding replicative DNA helicase produces the protein MTDEQLDALKTPPHSVEAEQSVIGGLLLENEALDKIADILSAKEFYRHDHKLIFEHISRLIEHNKPADIVTVAESLENSAELSGVGGIAYLGALAQNTPTAANIRRYAEIVHERFVMRQLVAVGSGIAESAYMPNGRDAQQLLDEAEAKIFQIAEGGKRSSEGFTDIKVLLPQVADRIDQLFSRDNQSDVTGISSGFADLDSMTSGLQPGDLIIVAGRPSMGKTAFSLNIAENVALDSGLPVAVFSMEMPGTQLAMRMIGSVGRLDQHRMRTGRLEDEDWEKLTTALGRLNEAPIFIDEGSGLSSFDVRARARRLHRQAGKLGLIVVDYLQLMSAPAGRQGENRATEISEISRSLKALAKELDVPVIALSQLNRSVEQRPDKRPVMSDLRESGAIEQDADVILFIYRDEVYNPDSADKGTAEIIIGKQRNGPIGRVRLTFLGQHTRFENFAGAAHMADEY, from the coding sequence ATGACTGATGAACAACTAGACGCATTAAAAACCCCCCCTCACTCGGTTGAAGCCGAGCAATCCGTTATTGGCGGCCTGTTACTTGAGAATGAAGCGCTTGATAAGATTGCTGATATTCTGAGTGCAAAAGAATTCTATCGCCATGACCACAAGTTAATATTCGAGCATATATCCCGGCTGATTGAACACAATAAGCCGGCCGATATTGTGACGGTAGCAGAGTCTTTGGAGAATTCAGCCGAACTTTCCGGTGTGGGCGGTATCGCCTATCTTGGTGCATTGGCACAAAACACGCCAACAGCTGCCAATATACGCCGTTATGCGGAGATCGTGCATGAGCGTTTCGTGATGCGCCAGCTGGTCGCTGTAGGTTCCGGCATTGCCGAGAGCGCCTACATGCCGAATGGCCGTGATGCACAGCAATTGCTGGATGAGGCTGAGGCCAAGATATTCCAGATCGCCGAAGGCGGAAAAAGAAGTTCAGAAGGGTTTACCGACATTAAAGTATTGCTGCCGCAGGTGGCAGACCGCATTGACCAGCTGTTCTCGCGCGATAATCAATCAGATGTGACCGGTATTTCTTCAGGTTTCGCAGACCTGGATTCAATGACATCCGGCTTGCAGCCTGGCGATTTAATTATCGTGGCAGGTCGTCCGTCGATGGGTAAAACCGCTTTTTCGCTGAATATTGCCGAAAACGTGGCGTTGGACAGCGGCTTGCCGGTTGCCGTATTTTCCATGGAGATGCCGGGGACGCAGCTGGCCATGCGTATGATAGGCTCAGTAGGCCGCCTGGATCAGCACCGGATGCGCACCGGCCGCCTTGAGGATGAAGACTGGGAAAAGCTTACGACAGCACTAGGCAGGCTGAACGAGGCACCGATTTTTATTGACGAAGGTTCTGGCCTGAGCAGTTTTGACGTGCGGGCAAGGGCGCGCCGTTTGCACAGGCAGGCGGGAAAGCTTGGTCTGATCGTGGTTGACTACCTGCAGCTGATGTCTGCACCAGCAGGCAGGCAGGGAGAAAACCGCGCGACCGAGATTTCAGAAATTTCACGTTCGCTCAAGGCTTTGGCTAAAGAGCTTGATGTACCGGTCATTGCACTGTCGCAGCTTAACCGAAGCGTAGAGCAGCGTCCGGATAAACGGCCGGTAATGAGTGATTTGCGCGAATCCGGCGCGATTGAGCAGGATGCTGACGTCATCCTGTTTATTTACCGTGATGAAGTCTATAACCCGGATTCCGCAGACAAAGGCACAGCAGAAATCATTATCGGTAAACAGCGTAACGGTCCGATTGGCCGGGTACGTTTGACGTTCCTGGGACAACATACGCGCTTTGAGAATTTTGCAGGTGCCGCACACATGGCCGACGAGTATTAG
- a CDS encoding pyridoxal phosphate-dependent aminotransferase, translated as MATSSSAAQGQANPSSVLSLRVQSIKESPTLAITAKAGKYKAEGRDIIGLAAGEPDFDTPQHIKDAAKAAIDAGFTKYTPVSGIPGLKKAIVAKFKNENGFDYALNEVIVGVGGKQTIFNLCLAILNKGDEVIVPAPYWVSYADIALVAEATPVIVECGIEQGFKLTPQQLEAAITPKTKLFMINSPSNPTGSVYTLDELKALGEVLLKHPHVFVATDDMYEHVNLTGNKFYNILNAAPALKDRCIVLNGVSKAYSMTGWRIGYAAGPAYIIKAMEILQSQSTSNPTSISQVAAQAALEGPQECIVPMVTAFRERHQYVVDRFNTMPGLSCLMAGGAFYAFPDARGAIDTLFKAGKISAATDMALAEYLLEKFDVAVVPGSAFGAEGYFRISFATSMDNLRNALDRIERALK; from the coding sequence TTGGCAACGTCATCATCAGCCGCTCAAGGCCAGGCAAACCCTTCTTCAGTATTATCGCTACGCGTTCAGTCAATAAAAGAATCCCCCACCCTCGCCATTACCGCCAAAGCAGGAAAATACAAAGCCGAAGGCCGTGACATCATTGGCCTTGCAGCTGGCGAACCTGATTTTGACACGCCACAGCATATTAAAGATGCTGCCAAAGCCGCTATTGATGCGGGTTTTACTAAATACACCCCTGTATCAGGCATCCCGGGCCTCAAAAAAGCGATCGTTGCCAAATTCAAGAATGAAAATGGTTTTGACTATGCATTAAACGAAGTGATTGTAGGTGTAGGCGGCAAACAAACCATTTTCAATCTTTGCCTGGCAATCCTGAACAAAGGGGATGAAGTGATCGTGCCGGCACCTTACTGGGTGTCCTATGCAGATATTGCGCTGGTTGCAGAGGCGACGCCGGTGATTGTTGAGTGCGGTATTGAACAAGGCTTCAAGTTGACACCGCAGCAGCTGGAAGCGGCAATCACCCCAAAAACAAAACTGTTCATGATCAATTCACCGTCCAATCCTACCGGATCTGTATATACACTGGATGAGCTGAAAGCCCTGGGCGAAGTGCTGCTGAAACACCCACACGTGTTTGTAGCAACCGATGACATGTACGAGCACGTTAACCTCACAGGCAACAAATTCTACAACATCCTGAATGCAGCACCTGCGTTGAAAGACCGCTGCATCGTGCTGAATGGCGTATCAAAAGCCTACTCCATGACCGGCTGGCGCATCGGCTATGCTGCAGGCCCTGCCTACATCATCAAGGCGATGGAGATTTTGCAATCCCAATCTACCAGTAACCCGACTTCCATTTCACAAGTGGCCGCACAAGCCGCGCTTGAAGGTCCGCAGGAATGCATCGTGCCTATGGTGACCGCGTTCCGTGAGCGCCATCAGTATGTGGTTGACCGTTTCAACACCATGCCTGGCTTAAGCTGCCTGATGGCTGGCGGTGCGTTCTATGCATTTCCGGATGCGCGCGGCGCGATTGACACGCTGTTCAAGGCAGGCAAAATCAGTGCTGCTACCGACATGGCGCTGGCTGAATACCTGCTTGAAAAGTTTGATGTTGCAGTAGTGCCGGGTTCTGCGTTTGGTGCCGAGGGCTATTTCCGCATTTCATTTGCAACTTCAATGGATAACCTGCGTAACGCACTTGACCGTATCGAACGCGCACTTAAATAA
- the uvrB gene encoding excinuclease ABC subunit UvrB: MIVTFPNSKYQLNQPFPPAGDQPQAIEKLTQGVNDDLKFQTLLGVTGSGKTFTMANVIARTGRPAIVMAPNKTLAAQLYSEFREFFPNNSVEYFVSYYDYYQPEAYVPSRDLFIEKDSSINDHIEQMRLSATKAMLEREDCIVVATVSAIYGIGDPSEYHGMVLHIHLGQKISQRDIVDHLIRMQYDRNDFDFDRGAFRVRGDVIDVFPSENSETAVRISLFDDEIDGIQLFDPLTGQIFNKIHNFRIFPSSHYVTAREATIRAMETIKEELRDRVNFYIKENKLVEAQRIEQRTRFDLEMLNEIGFCKGIENYSRHLTGARPGDPPPTLMDYLPDNALLIIDESHVTVPQIGGMYKGDRARKENLVDYGWRLPSAMDNRPLKFEEFERVMRQCVFISATPADYEKEHQQQVVEMIARPTGLIDPEIVVKPADTQVDDLLGEIKQRVKVGERVLATTLTKRMAEDLTDYLSEHGVKTRYLHSDIDTVERVEIIRDLRLGEFDVLVGINLLREGLDIPEVSLVAVLDADKEGFLRSERSLIQTAGRAARNLNGQVIFYANKITRSMKLAMDETERRRGVQKAFNEAHGITPKGVSKRIKDIIDGVYDKDEAQRERKAAQEQASYESLSEKQMTKEMKRLEKAMHDAAKNLEFEKAADFRDQLKKLRVKFYGAEMPDVV; this comes from the coding sequence GTGATCGTTACTTTTCCAAATAGCAAATATCAGCTTAATCAGCCTTTTCCACCGGCGGGAGATCAGCCGCAAGCCATTGAAAAGCTCACGCAGGGCGTCAATGACGATCTGAAATTCCAGACCCTGCTGGGCGTAACCGGTTCCGGCAAAACATTTACGATGGCAAACGTGATTGCGCGCACTGGTCGCCCGGCTATCGTAATGGCACCCAATAAAACACTGGCTGCGCAGTTATATAGCGAGTTCAGGGAGTTTTTTCCCAATAACTCGGTTGAGTATTTCGTAAGTTATTACGATTACTACCAGCCTGAAGCTTATGTGCCGTCACGTGACCTGTTCATCGAGAAAGATTCCAGCATCAATGACCATATCGAACAGATGCGCTTATCTGCAACCAAGGCGATGCTGGAACGGGAAGACTGCATTGTCGTCGCCACGGTTTCAGCCATTTACGGTATTGGCGACCCAAGTGAATATCATGGCATGGTGCTGCATATCCATCTGGGCCAAAAGATCAGCCAGCGCGACATTGTGGATCACCTTATCCGCATGCAGTATGACCGCAATGACTTTGATTTCGACCGCGGCGCATTTCGTGTGCGCGGCGATGTGATCGATGTATTTCCATCCGAAAATAGCGAAACTGCCGTGCGCATCAGCCTGTTTGATGACGAAATTGATGGTATTCAGCTATTTGACCCGCTTACCGGGCAAATTTTCAACAAGATTCACAATTTCAGGATATTCCCTTCAAGCCATTATGTGACCGCACGCGAAGCCACGATTCGCGCTATGGAGACCATTAAGGAAGAACTCCGTGACCGCGTCAATTTCTATATCAAGGAAAACAAACTGGTCGAAGCGCAGCGTATCGAACAGCGCACGCGCTTTGACCTGGAGATGCTCAATGAAATCGGCTTCTGTAAAGGCATTGAGAACTATAGCCGTCACCTGACGGGCGCGAGACCAGGTGATCCGCCGCCGACCCTGATGGATTATCTGCCGGATAACGCCTTGCTGATTATCGACGAAAGTCACGTCACGGTACCGCAGATTGGCGGTATGTATAAAGGTGACCGTGCCCGAAAAGAGAATCTGGTGGATTATGGCTGGCGACTGCCATCCGCGATGGATAACCGTCCGCTCAAGTTTGAAGAGTTTGAACGCGTGATGCGGCAGTGCGTGTTTATTTCAGCCACACCGGCTGATTATGAAAAAGAGCATCAGCAGCAGGTTGTAGAAATGATTGCGCGACCAACAGGCTTGATCGACCCGGAAATCGTGGTGAAGCCTGCCGATACGCAAGTGGATGATCTCTTGGGCGAGATCAAGCAGCGCGTGAAAGTGGGCGAGCGTGTGCTGGCAACCACCCTGACTAAACGCATGGCGGAAGACCTGACTGATTACCTGAGCGAGCATGGTGTCAAAACTCGCTATCTGCATAGCGATATTGACACGGTGGAGCGTGTGGAAATCATCCGCGACCTGCGTCTGGGCGAGTTTGACGTGCTGGTTGGCATTAACCTGCTGCGCGAAGGCCTGGATATTCCGGAGGTTTCACTGGTAGCGGTACTGGATGCAGACAAAGAAGGCTTCCTGCGATCCGAGCGCAGCCTGATACAGACCGCAGGCCGTGCCGCACGGAACCTGAATGGGCAGGTCATTTTTTATGCCAATAAAATTACGCGCAGCATGAAGCTGGCAATGGACGAAACCGAACGCAGGAGAGGGGTGCAAAAAGCCTTTAACGAAGCGCATGGCATCACCCCTAAAGGCGTGAGCAAGCGCATCAAGGATATTATTGATGGCGTTTACGATAAAGATGAAGCGCAGCGTGAGCGCAAAGCCGCACAAGAGCAGGCGAGTTACGAATCCTTGAGTGAAAAACAGATGACCAAGGAAATGAAGCGGTTGGAAAAAGCTATGCATGATGCCGCCAAGAATCTGGAATTTGAAAAAGCGGCTGACTTCAGGGACCAGCTCAAGAAACTCAGGGTCAAATTCTATGGGGCTGAAATGCCGGATGTGGTTTAG
- the priB gene encoding primosomal replication protein N, producing the protein MNKLVLQAEVVQVEPLRYTPAGIPLLSVVLRHASEQTEAGMKRKVECEINAVVLGDLALQGLKIGAQIVALGFLARRSLKSTQLVMHINDIKSMQA; encoded by the coding sequence TTGAATAAGCTGGTGCTTCAGGCCGAGGTGGTTCAAGTTGAACCGCTGCGCTACACACCAGCAGGTATACCGTTGTTAAGTGTTGTTTTGCGGCATGCTTCAGAACAGACAGAAGCTGGCATGAAGCGAAAAGTGGAATGTGAAATCAATGCGGTTGTTTTAGGAGACTTAGCATTGCAAGGTTTAAAGATTGGAGCGCAAATTGTAGCGCTAGGTTTTTTAGCCAGACGCAGCCTTAAAAGCACACAACTGGTCATGCACATTAACGATATAAAAAGTATGCAGGCATAG
- a CDS encoding S1 family peptidase yields MRGFILLLLMLSYLQPALAFDQQKILASLQSVVMIRGYNDKGGVSYGSGVVVSNNKVITNCHIFRSTKQPWISRGEDTYTIASVQADRWHDLCLVSTSDLPLKPAPIGRGNEIKRGQEVLAIGHSNGVPNALTSAGAVKTTYDFEGGRVIRSSAKFLMGASGSGIFDLEGNLLGINTFKTPGRPAYFYSLPIEWLADLEKMPVETTFPITGKAFWEEEDSNKPFFMQIAIPELNGDWPKLAQVAEKWLAIDPKNSDAWYELGFASENLSKTSEAKKAYEQSVALDPGNSDSLMRLGVLAQSAGDKEGVRNINLALTHIDKALAAEFNALIGCGSEC; encoded by the coding sequence ATGCGCGGATTTATTTTGCTATTACTCATGCTCAGTTATTTACAGCCGGCGCTGGCATTTGATCAGCAAAAAATACTGGCGTCACTTCAGTCTGTGGTCATGATACGCGGCTATAACGACAAAGGCGGCGTTTCATATGGTTCGGGCGTAGTCGTCAGCAATAATAAAGTGATTACCAATTGCCATATATTCCGCAGCACCAAGCAGCCGTGGATATCACGCGGTGAAGACACTTACACCATTGCATCGGTCCAGGCTGACCGCTGGCATGACCTGTGCCTCGTGTCTACATCAGATCTGCCGCTAAAGCCTGCGCCAATAGGCAGGGGCAATGAAATCAAAAGAGGCCAGGAAGTGCTTGCAATCGGCCATTCAAATGGCGTGCCCAACGCACTGACTTCAGCCGGTGCGGTTAAAACCACTTACGACTTTGAAGGTGGCCGCGTCATCAGGAGCAGCGCCAAGTTCCTGATGGGTGCCAGCGGCAGCGGCATTTTTGACCTGGAAGGCAATCTGCTGGGCATCAACACATTCAAAACCCCGGGCCGCCCAGCCTATTTCTACTCACTGCCAATTGAGTGGTTGGCTGATCTGGAGAAAATGCCGGTTGAAACCACATTTCCAATTACCGGCAAAGCATTCTGGGAAGAAGAAGATAGCAACAAGCCTTTTTTCATGCAGATTGCCATTCCGGAACTCAACGGCGATTGGCCTAAACTTGCACAGGTGGCTGAAAAATGGCTGGCTATCGACCCCAAAAATTCAGATGCCTGGTACGAACTGGGCTTTGCCAGCGAGAATTTAAGCAAAACCAGTGAAGCCAAAAAGGCATATGAACAATCGGTCGCTTTAGATCCCGGTAACTCGGACTCCCTGATGCGGTTGGGTGTGCTGGCGCAGTCCGCCGGCGATAAAGAAGGTGTACGCAACATCAATCTTGCGCTCACGCATATTGATAAAGCGCTGGCGGCAGAATTCAATGCCTTGATTGGTTGCGGCAGCGAATGCTAA